One Micromonospora sp. FIMYZ51 genomic window carries:
- a CDS encoding PHP domain-containing protein, with protein MIARIDLHTHSTASDGTLSPAELVRAAAETGLDVVAITDHDTTAGWQSALRALPPGLRLVRGAELSCRWFGEQPPLPLHLLAYLFDPDHPELVAELARVRTARAERGERIVALLRADGIEVSWSEILTGAGGGTVGRPHIAQALIRAGLVTTTVEAFGPDWLGERYRLPKEDIDVFQAVRLIRAAGGVPVFAHPKASRRGRVAPDELFAELAAVGLVGLEADHEDHSPAEQAHVRGLAAELGLLVTGSSDFHGSHKTVRLGAFTTAPEAYEQIVAASSGVIEVASG; from the coding sequence ATGATCGCCCGGATCGACCTGCACACCCATTCCACCGCCAGTGACGGCACGCTCAGCCCGGCCGAGCTGGTCCGGGCCGCCGCCGAGACCGGGCTGGACGTCGTGGCGATCACCGACCACGACACCACCGCCGGCTGGCAGTCGGCGCTGCGAGCGCTGCCCCCCGGACTGCGGCTGGTCCGTGGCGCTGAGCTGTCCTGCCGCTGGTTCGGTGAGCAGCCACCGCTGCCGCTGCACCTGCTGGCGTACCTCTTCGATCCGGATCATCCGGAGCTGGTGGCCGAGTTGGCCCGGGTGCGGACCGCCCGCGCGGAACGGGGCGAGCGGATCGTGGCGCTGCTGCGGGCCGACGGCATCGAGGTCAGCTGGTCGGAGATCCTGACCGGCGCGGGCGGCGGGACGGTCGGCCGGCCGCACATCGCCCAGGCGTTGATCCGGGCCGGCCTGGTCACCACCACCGTCGAGGCGTTCGGGCCGGACTGGCTTGGGGAACGGTACCGGCTGCCCAAGGAAGACATCGACGTCTTTCAGGCCGTACGGTTGATCCGCGCGGCGGGTGGCGTGCCGGTCTTCGCCCATCCGAAGGCCAGCCGGCGCGGCCGGGTCGCCCCGGACGAGCTGTTCGCCGAGCTGGCAGCGGTCGGCCTGGTCGGACTGGAAGCCGATCACGAGGACCATTCGCCCGCCGAGCAGGCACACGTACGCGGGCTCGCCGCCGAGCTGGGCCTGCTGGTGACCGGCTCGTCGGACTTCCACGGCAGCCACAAGACCGTCCGGCTGGGCGCCTTCACCACCGCCCCCGAGGCGTACGAGCAGATCGTCGCCGCCTCGTCCGGGGTGATCGAGGTTGCTTCGGGCTGA
- a CDS encoding MarC family protein: MDLKLFGEVFVTLLVIVDPPGMMPIFLALTGPLSARERNRAAWQAVALALGVIVIFAVAGQTLLAYLHVDLPALQAAGGLLLILVALELLTGKADDPTKQATSNIALVPLGTPLLAGPGAIVATMLFVQQAEAAADYIAVATAIVAVMLTVWIVLRFSGGIVKILRPGGIEVLTRIAGLLLAAIAVQLIADAIFAFVADFTGAG; this comes from the coding sequence GTGGATCTCAAGCTCTTCGGCGAGGTCTTCGTGACCCTGCTGGTCATCGTCGACCCGCCGGGCATGATGCCGATCTTCCTCGCGCTGACCGGGCCGCTGTCGGCGCGGGAGCGCAACCGGGCGGCCTGGCAGGCGGTCGCACTGGCGCTCGGCGTCATCGTGATCTTCGCGGTTGCCGGGCAGACCCTGCTCGCCTACCTGCACGTCGACCTGCCGGCGTTGCAGGCGGCCGGCGGGCTGCTGCTGATCCTGGTCGCCCTGGAACTGCTGACCGGCAAGGCCGACGACCCGACCAAGCAGGCCACCTCGAACATCGCCCTGGTGCCGCTGGGCACCCCGCTACTGGCCGGACCCGGCGCGATCGTGGCCACCATGCTCTTCGTCCAGCAGGCCGAGGCGGCGGCGGACTACATCGCCGTCGCCACCGCGATCGTCGCGGTGATGCTTACCGTCTGGATCGTGCTGCGGTTCTCCGGCGGGATCGTCAAGATCCTGCGCCCGGGCGGTATCGAGGTGCTCACCCGGATCGCCGGCCTGCTGCTGGCCGCGATCGCCGTACAGCTCATCGCGGACGCGATCTTCGCCTTCGTGGCCGACTTCACCGGGGCGGGCTGA
- a CDS encoding PD-(D/E)XK nuclease family protein: MRRASPTGRPAGGRAPRPRNAPPEQLGFEGMPERLFVCTPSKLGAYADCPRRYRYSYVDRPAPPKGPPWAHNSLGASVHTALKNWYALPADRRRPEVLPTLLKGTWVRDGYRDDEQEREVYRRALGWLEAYVEGLDPADEPVGVERVVAVKTGVLAFNGRADRIDSRAGDAGPELAIVDYKTGRAGLDADDARGSQALALYAYAAERVFRRPCRRVELHHLPSGTVAAHEHTVESLARQVTRAEETARDIMAAERTIADGGDPDEAFPTTPGPRCAWCDYRRSCPAGAAAPEKEPWAAVDRPPEQR; the protein is encoded by the coding sequence GTGCGACGAGCCTCCCCGACCGGACGACCTGCCGGCGGTCGCGCGCCCCGGCCCCGCAACGCGCCGCCCGAGCAGCTCGGCTTCGAGGGCATGCCGGAGCGGCTTTTTGTCTGCACCCCGAGCAAACTGGGCGCGTACGCCGACTGTCCACGGCGCTACCGCTACTCCTACGTCGACCGTCCCGCCCCGCCGAAGGGGCCGCCGTGGGCGCACAACTCGCTGGGCGCCAGCGTGCACACCGCCCTGAAGAACTGGTACGCCCTGCCAGCCGATCGGCGTCGCCCCGAAGTGCTGCCCACCCTGCTCAAGGGCACCTGGGTACGCGACGGCTACCGCGACGACGAGCAGGAACGCGAGGTCTACCGGCGGGCACTGGGCTGGCTGGAGGCGTACGTCGAGGGGCTCGATCCGGCCGACGAACCGGTTGGAGTGGAGCGGGTGGTCGCGGTGAAGACCGGGGTGCTGGCGTTCAACGGCCGGGCCGACCGGATCGACTCGCGGGCCGGTGACGCCGGCCCCGAGTTGGCGATCGTCGATTACAAGACCGGCCGGGCCGGACTGGACGCCGACGACGCGCGGGGCTCGCAGGCCCTGGCGCTCTACGCGTACGCGGCCGAGCGGGTGTTCCGCCGGCCGTGTCGCCGGGTCGAACTGCACCACCTGCCCAGCGGCACGGTCGCGGCACACGAGCACACCGTCGAGTCGCTGGCGCGGCAGGTGACCCGGGCCGAGGAGACCGCCCGCGACATCATGGCGGCCGAGCGGACCATCGCCGACGGCGGCGACCCGGACGAGGCTTTCCCGACCACGCCCGGGCCGCGCTGCGCCTGGTGCGACTACCGGCGCAGCTGCCCGGCCGGTGCGGCAGCCCCGGAGAAGGAGCCGTGGGCCGCCGTGGACCGCCCCCCGGAGCAGCGCTGA
- a CDS encoding DUF2231 domain-containing protein, translating to MFEKVLGLPAHVLVVHAVVVFVPLLVLLAVAYIALPRFRARLDWALWILAVVAPVTAWVAEESGEALQERQIARGFSGEILEKINDHAEYGGLLFRYTLGLAVAVIALLVVTSRHPRVAKLPRWVSPVLSIVVVALGVVAIVYVWLTGHSGAEMVWGNTFD from the coding sequence ATGTTCGAAAAGGTGCTGGGTCTGCCCGCGCACGTGCTGGTCGTACACGCGGTCGTGGTCTTCGTTCCGCTGCTGGTGCTGCTCGCCGTCGCGTACATCGCGTTGCCCCGGTTCCGGGCACGGCTGGACTGGGCGTTGTGGATCCTGGCGGTGGTCGCGCCGGTCACCGCCTGGGTCGCCGAGGAATCCGGGGAGGCGCTTCAGGAGCGGCAGATCGCGCGGGGCTTCTCCGGCGAGATCCTGGAGAAGATCAACGACCATGCCGAGTACGGCGGACTGCTGTTCCGGTACACACTGGGTCTCGCCGTGGCGGTCATCGCGCTGCTCGTGGTGACCAGCCGGCACCCTCGGGTGGCGAAGCTGCCGCGCTGGGTGTCGCCAGTGTTGTCGATCGTGGTGGTGGCGCTGGGTGTGGTCGCCATCGTCTACGTCTGGCTGACCGGCCACTCGGGTGCCGAGATGGTCTGGGGCAACACCTTCGACTAG
- a CDS encoding oxygenase MpaB family protein, which yields MEAPDVGLFGPDSVTWKLHAEPILFVAGLRSLYLQALHPRAMAGVAQNSNYRRDAWGRLIRTADYVGSTIFGTTAEAEEAGRRLRRLHARLTAVDPATGERFRVDEPDLLRWVHVAEVESFLDTARRAGVPLDAAEVDRYYTEQRRSAALVGLDPETVPGTAAEVAEYYQRVRPQLRMTREAAETALFLTAPPLPWRLSLPARLGLNLGPPRWAYLGIAGTALALLPAWARRLYGGLGLPTTALSADVSVRALRLALTALPRDWREGPMQRAAKERVARLADRPASVTP from the coding sequence GTGGAAGCCCCTGACGTCGGCCTGTTCGGTCCCGATTCGGTCACCTGGAAGCTGCACGCCGAGCCGATCCTGTTCGTCGCCGGCCTGCGGTCGCTCTATCTTCAGGCCCTGCACCCGAGGGCGATGGCCGGAGTGGCGCAGAACAGCAACTACCGCCGGGACGCCTGGGGCCGGCTGATCCGCACCGCCGACTACGTGGGTAGCACGATCTTCGGCACCACTGCCGAGGCGGAGGAGGCGGGGCGGCGGCTCCGCCGGCTGCACGCCAGGCTGACGGCGGTGGACCCGGCCACCGGCGAACGGTTCCGGGTCGACGAGCCGGACCTGCTGCGTTGGGTGCACGTCGCCGAGGTGGAATCGTTCCTCGACACCGCGCGCCGGGCCGGCGTACCGCTGGACGCGGCCGAGGTGGACCGGTATTACACCGAGCAGCGCCGCTCCGCCGCACTGGTCGGGCTGGACCCGGAGACGGTCCCCGGCACGGCCGCCGAGGTGGCCGAGTACTACCAGCGCGTCCGGCCCCAGCTGCGGATGACCCGGGAGGCCGCCGAGACCGCCCTGTTCCTGACCGCGCCGCCGCTGCCCTGGCGGCTCAGCCTGCCCGCCCGGCTCGGGCTCAACCTGGGGCCACCCCGCTGGGCCTACCTGGGCATCGCCGGCACCGCGCTCGCGCTCTTGCCGGCCTGGGCCCGGCGACTGTACGGCGGACTGGGCCTGCCCACCACCGCTCTCTCGGCCGACGTCTCGGTACGCGCGCTGCGCCTCGCCCTCACCGCGCTGCCACGCGACTGGCGGGAGGGCCCGATGCAGCGTGCGGCCAAGGAACGCGTCGCCCGACTGGCCGACCGCCCGGCAAGCGTCACACCATGA
- a CDS encoding Fur family transcriptional regulator — translation MSRGEELLRSRGLRVTRPRLAVLDVLAGGGHLEVDEITRRVRERLDSVSTQAIYDVLGALSRAGLSRRIEPAGSPARYEARVGDNHHHVVCRSCGEIADVDCAVGSAPCLDPGPAQGFQVDEAEVTFWGLCPACQARRDADD, via the coding sequence ATGTCCAGGGGTGAGGAGCTGCTCCGGTCGCGTGGGCTGCGGGTCACCCGGCCGCGTCTCGCCGTGCTCGACGTCCTGGCCGGCGGCGGCCACCTGGAGGTCGACGAGATCACCCGACGGGTACGCGAGCGCCTCGACTCCGTCTCCACCCAGGCGATCTACGACGTGCTGGGCGCGCTGTCCCGAGCCGGCCTGTCCCGCCGGATCGAGCCGGCCGGCAGTCCCGCTCGCTACGAGGCCCGGGTCGGCGACAACCATCATCATGTGGTGTGCCGCAGCTGCGGCGAGATCGCCGACGTCGACTGCGCGGTCGGCAGCGCCCCGTGCCTCGACCCGGGACCTGCCCAGGGTTTCCAGGTGGACGAGGCGGAAGTGACCTTCTGGGGGTTATGTCCCGCCTGCCAGGCCCGCCGCGACGCCGACGACTGA